A region of Thiofilum sp. DNA encodes the following proteins:
- a CDS encoding NAD-glutamate dehydrogenase domain-containing protein gives MDSNSILSAIEVQLYTQQAQTQARLAWLQQALHPFFFNFNRDETDALAVLAMNLGRLNTLHKLPLVDREDRIMLAQVSYPNSLYDTLGQLPKRNNLSYTEINTSQINLPNSYHPLEILRFDYVRKTDYEIAQGSFSTIPADIQEAVLNSLESSHSTLSAEEAKVLLQLLWSNNEQYVLVSHPERLARIIDLYVKTRANDDIYFDALPFDQGTTGETTRILFGVGNPPPNDYLLQIMAVFKRLNIGVKRAYNLTLSNGIYPYFLATFYVASREGKSLEKGSDLYKNLQRELYNTQIISILASTYTTMVESGIINGINATFVEAMISFCHTNLAHNRPDKYTPDTIAHAFHNHPDITLQLIKLFYARFDPEGTEREATYSQLLAETTDLVNTFNTGRRFLDELRRTVFRCAISFTQYCLKTNFFVPEKHALAFRLHPAYLEELGAEFTSDLPNDRPFRITFFFGRRGSGYHIGFSDIARGGWRTLITQGRDDYLNSANTLFRENYVLAHTQHLKNKDIYEGGSKMVAILNADIGADADKKRQQLYKLQFGFTNAFLDIFVTENGRAKDPRVVDYYGEDEPIELGPDENMHDAMIELIAQQARKRGYLLGAGIMSSKRVGINHKEYGVTSIGVIRFAEVTMQETLGINMHQDRFSVKFTGGPNGDVAGNGMRLLLERCPQVEIRLIIDGSGALYDPQGLDHTALAAIVLKADADAFDANALHVGGFILYRQQTRKEGLRELFKKLIKTEQGLQEEWVSNDEFYKTFNNLIFTVETDLFIPAGGRPETIDSRNVEQFFKNAQPVSKVIIEGANSFITPDARLVLQSRGVVIMRDASANKCGVISSSYEIIANLLMSDEEFLANKAQYVGDVLVILNQLAEKEARLILKRNRETGEPYTTISDKISREINGHYAKIFAYLQKKPDLVNQPDYIQAILQHLPRMIASDPFWKQRVEKLPSKLKFAILASKLASQLVYEGNDDSVYADMIASQVQHLNQLA, from the coding sequence ATGGACTCTAATTCAATTCTCAGTGCTATTGAAGTACAACTCTATACTCAACAAGCCCAGACCCAAGCTCGCTTAGCTTGGTTACAACAAGCCTTGCACCCCTTCTTCTTCAATTTTAACCGTGATGAAACGGATGCCTTAGCGGTCTTAGCGATGAATCTAGGACGCCTCAATACGCTACATAAGTTACCCTTAGTGGATCGTGAGGATCGTATTATGCTAGCGCAAGTCAGTTATCCTAATTCTTTATACGATACCCTAGGTCAACTCCCTAAGCGCAATAATCTTTCTTATACTGAAATTAATACTTCACAAATTAATTTACCCAATAGTTATCATCCTTTAGAAATTTTACGTTTTGACTATGTGCGTAAAACCGATTACGAAATTGCTCAAGGCTCTTTTAGTACTATACCTGCCGATATTCAAGAAGCCGTTTTAAACTCTCTTGAGAGTAGTCACAGTACTCTTAGCGCCGAAGAGGCTAAAGTATTATTACAATTACTTTGGTCTAATAATGAACAATATGTACTAGTTTCTCATCCTGAGCGTTTGGCGCGTATTATTGATTTATATGTTAAGACCCGTGCTAATGATGATATTTATTTTGACGCATTGCCTTTTGATCAAGGTACCACGGGTGAAACCACCCGTATTTTATTTGGAGTAGGTAATCCTCCGCCTAATGATTATTTATTACAGATTATGGCGGTATTTAAGCGCCTCAATATTGGTGTGAAACGTGCTTATAATCTAACGCTGAGTAATGGTATTTACCCTTACTTCCTAGCCACTTTTTATGTCGCCTCGCGTGAAGGTAAATCATTAGAAAAAGGTTCTGATCTCTATAAAAACTTACAACGCGAATTATACAATACTCAAATCATTTCTATTCTAGCCTCCACTTATACCACTATGGTAGAGTCTGGCATTATCAATGGAATCAATGCCACTTTTGTAGAGGCTATGATTAGCTTTTGTCATACTAATTTGGCACACAATCGACCCGATAAATACACGCCTGATACCATTGCTCATGCTTTTCATAATCATCCAGACATTACTTTACAGCTTATTAAGCTCTTTTATGCACGTTTTGACCCCGAAGGTACTGAGCGTGAAGCAACCTATAGCCAGCTATTAGCTGAAACCACTGATTTAGTTAATACCTTTAATACCGGACGACGTTTTTTAGATGAATTGCGCCGTACTGTGTTTCGCTGTGCAATTAGCTTTACTCAATACTGCCTCAAAACTAACTTTTTTGTTCCCGAAAAACATGCCCTAGCTTTCCGCTTGCATCCCGCTTATTTAGAAGAATTAGGCGCGGAATTTACCTCAGACTTACCGAATGATCGCCCTTTCCGTATTACCTTTTTCTTTGGGCGACGTGGTTCTGGTTATCATATTGGCTTTTCTGATATTGCACGCGGCGGCTGGCGCACTCTGATTACTCAAGGACGTGACGACTATCTCAATAGTGCGAATACGCTATTCCGAGAAAACTATGTCTTAGCTCATACTCAGCATTTAAAAAATAAAGATATTTATGAAGGTGGCTCGAAAATGGTTGCCATTTTAAATGCCGATATTGGTGCGGATGCTGATAAAAAACGCCAGCAATTATATAAACTGCAATTTGGTTTCACTAATGCCTTCTTAGATATTTTTGTTACCGAAAATGGACGTGCTAAAGACCCGCGCGTAGTTGATTATTATGGTGAAGATGAGCCTATTGAATTAGGTCCTGATGAGAATATGCATGATGCCATGATTGAATTAATTGCCCAACAAGCACGTAAGCGGGGCTATCTGCTGGGCGCTGGTATTATGTCGAGTAAGCGGGTGGGCATTAATCACAAAGAATACGGGGTAACCTCAATTGGTGTGATTCGTTTTGCTGAAGTGACTATGCAAGAAACCTTAGGCATTAATATGCACCAAGATCGCTTTAGTGTGAAATTCACAGGTGGTCCTAATGGCGATGTAGCCGGTAATGGAATGCGTTTATTATTAGAGCGCTGCCCTCAAGTTGAAATTCGTTTGATTATTGATGGCTCCGGCGCTTTATATGATCCACAAGGACTAGATCATACTGCTTTAGCTGCGATTGTGTTAAAAGCAGATGCGGATGCATTCGATGCTAATGCCCTCCATGTCGGCGGTTTTATTTTATATCGCCAGCAAACTCGTAAAGAAGGTTTACGTGAATTATTTAAAAAATTGATTAAAACCGAACAAGGTTTACAAGAAGAATGGGTATCGAATGACGAATTTTATAAAACCTTTAATAATTTAATCTTTACGGTTGAAACAGATCTATTTATACCCGCAGGCGGTAGACCGGAAACGATTGATAGCCGTAATGTAGAGCAGTTCTTTAAAAATGCTCAACCTGTATCTAAGGTTATTATTGAAGGGGCTAATTCGTTTATTACACCCGATGCCCGCTTAGTTTTGCAATCACGCGGTGTTGTGATTATGCGTGACGCCTCTGCTAATAAGTGCGGTGTCATTTCCTCTTCTTATGAAATTATTGCTAATTTACTGATGAGTGATGAGGAGTTTTTAGCGAATAAAGCACAATATGTAGGTGATGTATTAGTCATTTTAAATCAGCTCGCTGAAAAAGAAGCGCGGTTAATTTTAAAACGCAATCGTGAAACGGGTGAGCCTTATACCACTATTTCAGATAAAATCAGCCGTGAGATTAATGGTCATTACGCTAAAATATTTGCTTATTTGCAGAAAAAACCCGACTTGGTTAATCAGCCCGATTATATTCAAGCTATTTTACAACATCTACCGCGCATGATTGCAAGCGATCCCTTTTGGAAACAACGCGTTGAAAAGCTACCTAGTAAATTAAAATTTGCTATTTTAGCCAGTAAACTAGCATCGCAATTAGTCTATGAGGGCAATGATGACAGTGTGTATGCTGATATGATTGCCTCACAGGTACAACACTTAAATCAGCTTGCCTAA
- a CDS encoding NAD(P)/FAD-dependent oxidoreductase: MLRLTELRLPLDHHPEALKAAILARLHLAAAELKHYTIFKRGYDARKKAAIVWVYTLDLELANEAQVLARFASDPHVQKTPNMTYRLVAKAPEHLTERPVIVGFGPCGLLAGLVLAQMGFRPIILERGKKVRERTKDTWGLWRQGVLNPESNVQFGEGGAGTFSDGKLYSQIKDPRHLGRKVLEEFVKAGAPEEILYLSKPHIGTFRLVKMVETMRSEIESLGGEIRFQQQVTDLILDGQQLLGVRLADGSEVMSRHIIFALGHSARDTFAMLYERGVYMQAKPFSVGFRIEHPQRLIDEARLGSFAGNEQLGAADYKLVHHANNGRAVYSFCMCPGGQVVAATSEEGRVVTNGMSQYSRAERNANAGIVVAISPDDYPGNVLAGLDFQRQWESRAYELGGGNYLAPAQLVGDFLKGIPSTTLGGVEPSYQPGVKLTDLASSLPAYVIEAVREALPTFERSIKGFARYDAVLTGVETRTSSPINITRGEDLQSLNIRGFYPAGEGAGYAGGILSSGVDGIKVAEAVACSMLKTMP; this comes from the coding sequence ATGTTACGCCTAACGGAATTGCGTTTACCCCTAGATCACCATCCCGAAGCCTTAAAGGCTGCCATCCTAGCACGCTTACATCTTGCCGCTGCTGAGCTAAAGCACTACACCATTTTTAAGCGCGGCTATGATGCCCGTAAAAAAGCCGCCATTGTCTGGGTTTATACTTTAGATCTGGAGCTAGCTAATGAAGCACAGGTATTAGCGCGTTTTGCCAGCGACCCTCATGTGCAAAAGACTCCTAATATGACCTATCGCTTGGTCGCAAAAGCGCCTGAACATTTAACCGAGCGCCCCGTAATTGTGGGGTTTGGTCCTTGTGGTTTGTTGGCAGGTTTAGTGTTAGCACAAATGGGCTTTAGACCTATTATTTTAGAGCGTGGCAAAAAGGTGAGGGAGCGTACTAAGGATACTTGGGGTTTGTGGCGTCAAGGGGTGCTCAATCCAGAGTCTAATGTGCAGTTTGGTGAGGGCGGGGCTGGGACGTTTTCCGATGGTAAGTTATATAGTCAGATTAAAGATCCGCGTCATTTGGGGCGCAAAGTATTAGAAGAATTTGTTAAAGCCGGAGCGCCTGAAGAAATTCTCTATCTCAGTAAGCCGCATATTGGTACGTTTCGCTTAGTTAAAATGGTCGAGACTATGCGCTCTGAAATTGAATCTTTAGGAGGGGAGATTCGTTTTCAGCAGCAAGTGACTGACCTGATTTTAGACGGACAACAATTATTAGGGGTCAGATTAGCCGACGGCTCTGAGGTGATGAGTCGGCATATTATTTTTGCTTTAGGGCATAGTGCGCGTGACACTTTCGCTATGCTGTATGAGCGCGGCGTATATATGCAGGCTAAACCGTTTTCTGTTGGGTTTAGAATTGAACATCCGCAGCGTTTAATTGATGAGGCGCGTTTAGGATCTTTTGCAGGTAATGAGCAGTTAGGAGCAGCCGATTATAAATTGGTACATCACGCTAATAATGGGCGTGCCGTGTATAGTTTTTGTATGTGTCCGGGGGGACAAGTGGTGGCGGCGACCTCTGAGGAAGGGCGCGTAGTCACTAATGGCATGAGCCAATATTCAAGGGCTGAGCGCAATGCGAATGCAGGTATTGTCGTGGCGATTAGCCCAGACGATTATCCGGGCAATGTATTAGCGGGCTTGGATTTTCAACGTCAGTGGGAAAGTAGAGCGTATGAGCTAGGGGGCGGTAATTATTTAGCGCCGGCGCAATTAGTGGGTGATTTCTTAAAGGGTATTCCTTCTACCACATTAGGGGGCGTCGAGCCTTCTTATCAACCCGGTGTAAAGCTTACTGATTTAGCGAGTAGTTTACCCGCCTATGTGATTGAAGCGGTGCGTGAAGCATTACCTACTTTTGAGCGCTCTATCAAAGGCTTTGCTAGGTATGATGCGGTCTTAACTGGGGTAGAAACGCGTACTTCTTCACCTATTAATATTACCCGTGGCGAGGACTTACAAAGTCTCAATATCAGAGGTTTTTATCCAGCCGGTGAGGGCGCGGGCTATGCGGGGGGGATTTTGTCTTCTGGGGTTGATGGGATTAAAGTGGCTGAAGCAGTGGCTTGCTCAATGTTAAAAACTATGCCCTAG
- a CDS encoding S8 family serine peptidase, which produces MLIPRSLSVLALMLALNVSASLADTHPQPNAARSDAEPETDQMIVRFKPNANILGVDRVLTQLSGSQVDRLRYVRTTEQDSDVFKWERRKSRKQMENLTQWLKSQPEVEYAEPDYIMTTMTLPNDSELAYQWSLLDTVTGIRAEPAWDLSTGAGSVVAVIDTGYRPHADLVANLLPGYDLISTTSVAVDGNGRDADASDPGDYYAAGECGGTTARKSSWHGTHVAGTIAAVANNGIGVAGVAYNAKVVPVRVLGKCGGYTSDIADGMLWAVGNTVSGTTVNRNPAKVLNLSLGGQNACGTTTQNAINAARAKGATVVVAAGNNNADAVSFSPANCAGVITVAATARDGGKAAYSNYGANVDVAAPGGSSYNGAAEGILSTLNSGLQQPEADSYAFYQGTSMATPHVAGIAALMYSVYPTITPDQVESALKSTARAFPATCTSCGVGLVDAEAAVNAALVLKQNDPYFALRADWSANKTLWASKQIRNYTYVLEQQIGTGSVQRYKFTVQNGSVTSGVNLATNRTLTSTQRKSVGKTIDQLFTLVDQALNAKYSTIQASYDAILGYPTNLYFDPKSTVTGDQSSYKASALTPF; this is translated from the coding sequence ATGCTTATTCCTCGCTCCCTGAGTGTTTTAGCTTTAATGTTGGCTTTAAATGTCAGTGCCAGTTTAGCGGATACACACCCTCAGCCTAATGCAGCTCGATCTGATGCGGAACCTGAAACCGATCAAATGATTGTACGGTTTAAACCCAATGCCAATATCTTAGGAGTTGATCGCGTATTAACACAATTAAGTGGTTCACAAGTGGATCGTTTGCGTTATGTACGCACCACCGAGCAAGACTCGGATGTATTTAAATGGGAACGCCGTAAAAGCCGTAAGCAAATGGAAAATTTAACCCAATGGTTAAAAAGCCAGCCTGAAGTAGAATACGCTGAGCCTGATTACATAATGACAACTATGACTTTGCCGAATGACAGTGAGTTAGCTTATCAGTGGTCATTATTAGATACCGTGACGGGTATTCGTGCAGAACCTGCTTGGGATTTATCCACTGGAGCAGGTAGTGTCGTAGCAGTGATTGATACCGGTTACCGCCCTCATGCGGATTTAGTGGCTAATCTATTGCCCGGTTATGATTTGATTAGTACTACCAGTGTAGCCGTAGATGGTAATGGACGTGATGCGGATGCGTCTGATCCGGGGGATTATTATGCAGCAGGTGAATGTGGTGGTACGACTGCGCGTAAAAGCTCATGGCATGGTACGCACGTAGCAGGCACGATTGCTGCTGTGGCGAATAATGGTATAGGGGTGGCGGGTGTTGCTTATAATGCCAAAGTAGTCCCCGTACGCGTTTTAGGTAAATGCGGTGGTTATACCTCGGATATTGCGGATGGTATGTTGTGGGCAGTCGGTAATACAGTCAGTGGTACGACTGTGAATCGTAATCCCGCTAAGGTATTAAACTTAAGCCTTGGCGGGCAAAATGCCTGCGGTACTACTACCCAAAACGCTATTAATGCAGCGCGTGCCAAAGGCGCTACCGTTGTAGTCGCCGCTGGTAATAATAATGCGGATGCTGTTAGCTTTTCACCCGCTAATTGTGCAGGTGTGATTACCGTCGCAGCGACCGCACGCGATGGTGGCAAAGCAGCTTATTCTAATTATGGTGCGAATGTTGACGTAGCCGCACCCGGTGGTTCGTCTTATAACGGTGCGGCTGAAGGGATTTTATCCACCTTAAATAGTGGTTTACAGCAACCTGAAGCGGATAGCTATGCCTTCTATCAAGGTACAAGTATGGCGACCCCTCATGTAGCGGGTATTGCTGCACTCATGTATTCAGTTTATCCCACTATTACGCCGGATCAAGTCGAGTCAGCATTAAAGTCAACAGCGCGTGCTTTCCCCGCTACTTGCACGTCCTGTGGAGTGGGCTTAGTTGATGCCGAGGCTGCGGTAAATGCGGCATTAGTGTTAAAGCAAAACGATCCTTATTTTGCCTTACGGGCGGATTGGTCAGCGAATAAAACTCTGTGGGCAAGTAAGCAAATTCGTAACTATACCTATGTGCTGGAGCAGCAAATAGGTACAGGTAGCGTACAACGCTATAAATTCACTGTGCAAAATGGATCAGTCACATCTGGAGTGAATTTAGCCACGAATCGCACACTAACCTCTACTCAAAGAAAATCAGTTGGCAAAACAATTGATCAATTATTCACATTAGTTGATCAAGCACTTAATGCTAAATACTCCACTATTCAAGCCAGTTATGATGCGATATTAGGTTATCCCACTAACTTATACTTTGATCCAAAATCAACCGTAACAGGTGACCAAAGTAGTTATAAAGCCAGTGCTTTAACGCCTTTTTAA
- the rarD gene encoding EamA family transporter RarD translates to MPAQSQHLGLTYGLTAYIIWGLFPLYFHWLNQVSATQILTHRIIWCFVFVSLLIVLLNRRSILKTTLRNNHLLKGLFISSLLIATNWLIFIWSIGQGRVLESSLGYFLTPLVSVLLARIVLKESLDRYRWIAIVLALIGVGWQIFQLGHLPWISLSLAVSFGLYGLVRKQLPIDSLTGLWMETLFLLPLALLYWLWVSLQGNNQFLTQGIGRTLLLIASGAVTALPLILFAMAAQKLSLITLGFLIYINPTMQFLLAIFYFHQPLNSNQLISFGFIWAALSVFSYGAWRMQRNPLASIEKSV, encoded by the coding sequence ATGCCTGCGCAATCACAACACCTTGGTCTGACTTATGGTTTGACCGCCTATATTATTTGGGGGCTATTTCCGCTCTATTTTCATTGGCTTAATCAAGTCAGTGCTACTCAAATACTCACGCACCGCATTATTTGGTGTTTTGTATTTGTTAGCCTTTTAATAGTACTGTTAAATCGTCGATCTATACTTAAAACCACCTTACGCAATAACCACTTACTTAAAGGTTTATTCATTTCCTCACTATTAATTGCTACGAATTGGCTGATTTTTATTTGGTCTATTGGGCAGGGACGCGTATTAGAAAGCAGCTTAGGCTATTTTTTGACACCTTTGGTTAGTGTCCTGCTCGCTCGCATAGTCCTGAAGGAAAGCTTAGATCGTTATCGTTGGATTGCCATTGTCTTAGCCCTCATTGGGGTCGGTTGGCAAATCTTCCAACTAGGTCATTTACCGTGGATTTCATTATCTTTGGCTGTATCTTTTGGGCTGTATGGCTTGGTGCGCAAGCAATTACCGATTGATTCGCTCACCGGATTATGGATGGAAACACTCTTTTTACTACCTCTCGCTTTATTGTATTGGTTATGGGTTAGTCTACAGGGTAATAATCAGTTTTTAACTCAGGGAATCGGCCGTACTTTATTATTAATAGCGTCTGGTGCGGTAACCGCTCTACCCTTAATTTTATTTGCGATGGCAGCGCAAAAACTCAGTTTAATTACCTTAGGGTTCTTGATTTATATTAACCCTACTATGCAGTTTTTGTTAGCAATTTTCTATTTTCATCAACCTTTAAATAGCAATCAGCTTATTAGCTTTGGTTTTATTTGGGCGGCTTTAAGTGTATTTAGCTATGGTGCTTGGCGGATGCAACGCAATCCTTTGGCGTCTATTGAAAAATCAGTATAA
- the mutS gene encoding DNA mismatch repair protein MutS, which produces MIDPKDLKDHTPMMQQYFRIKAEYPHILLFYRMGDFYELFMEDAKKAAALLDITLTARGNSNGAPIPMAGVPYHAVEQYLAKLLKLGESVAICEQIGDPAKAKGPVERKITRLLTPGTVTDDYLLEDRRDNLLVALHRQIQRQTTRYGLACLDLSTGRFTVQEMADTTTLSNELGRLQPAELLHDEEWRLDFTPTCHATMRPSWHFDLETAQRLLLRQLGTRDLTGFGCQHLTVALQAAGALLNYVQETQRSALPHINNLILEQTDEGIMLDSASRKNLELEYSLSGEHKNTLISVLDKTATSMGSRLLRRWLHKPLRERRPLRLRHECVGVLLKHEQFQVLHDCMRGIGDLERIASRIALGTARPRDLSTLRDSLLVLPQLQKHLGQPQHPHLQQLQHGIGQHTELTQLLIKAIIENPPVVIRDGGVIKEGFDAELDELRNLSENADQYLLDLEAREKLRTGIQNLKVAYNRVHGYYVEVPQSQLSRIPADYIRRQTLKGVERFILPELKRFEDKVLSARERSLARERALYEELLQTLNTYLMPLRTTAQYIAELDVLSNFAERASTLNYRCPELVEEVGISIEAGRHPVVEQTLLDPFVPNDLLMHPERRMLMITGPNMGGKSTYMRQVALIVLMAHIGSYIPAKAARIGPIDRIFTRIGAQDDLSTGRSTFMVEMTEAANILNNATDQSLVLMDEIGRGTSTFDGLSLAWAFADYLARERQAFTLFATHYFELTHLAEHIKTIANVHIDAVEHGDKIVFLHAVKEGAASQSYGLQVAQLAGVPKGVIAQARRKLHSLERDSREVQDTAKRQVVKTLALALEVPIPAPEQVTDEKAEKIKAALLAINPDDLTPRQAHEALYKLRGLL; this is translated from the coding sequence ATGATTGATCCTAAAGACTTAAAAGACCATACCCCTATGATGCAACAGTACTTCAGAATAAAAGCTGAGTACCCCCACATACTACTGTTTTATCGGATGGGTGACTTTTATGAACTCTTTATGGAGGATGCTAAAAAGGCTGCTGCTCTACTCGACATTACCCTCACCGCTCGCGGTAACTCTAATGGTGCGCCCATTCCTATGGCGGGTGTGCCCTATCATGCGGTAGAGCAATATTTAGCTAAATTACTCAAACTCGGTGAGTCGGTCGCTATTTGTGAACAAATCGGTGATCCCGCTAAAGCCAAAGGTCCCGTTGAGCGTAAAATCACCCGCTTACTCACCCCCGGAACCGTAACCGACGATTACTTATTAGAAGATCGGCGCGATAATTTATTAGTCGCTTTGCATCGTCAAATTCAAAGGCAAACGACGCGCTATGGTTTAGCCTGCCTAGATTTAAGTACCGGACGTTTTACTGTGCAAGAAATGGCGGATACCACCACGCTCAGCAATGAGCTAGGGCGCTTGCAACCCGCTGAACTCCTACACGATGAAGAATGGCGTTTAGACTTTACCCCCACTTGTCACGCCACGATGCGCCCCTCGTGGCATTTCGACTTAGAAACCGCGCAACGCTTATTGCTGCGTCAATTGGGAACCCGCGATTTAACCGGATTCGGCTGTCAGCATTTAACGGTAGCTTTGCAAGCCGCAGGCGCATTACTGAACTACGTACAAGAAACCCAACGCTCAGCGCTCCCGCATATTAATAATCTCATCCTCGAACAAACCGATGAAGGCATTATGCTCGATAGTGCTAGCCGTAAAAATCTGGAGCTGGAATATAGTCTTAGCGGTGAGCATAAAAATACGCTGATTTCGGTATTGGATAAAACCGCCACCAGTATGGGGAGTCGCCTATTACGCCGTTGGCTGCATAAACCCTTGCGCGAGCGCCGCCCTTTGCGTTTGCGCCATGAATGTGTCGGGGTCTTGCTTAAGCACGAACAATTCCAAGTGCTACACGACTGTATGCGTGGTATCGGCGATTTAGAGCGCATTGCCAGCCGCATTGCTTTAGGTACAGCACGACCCCGCGATTTATCTACCCTACGTGACTCGTTATTAGTTTTACCCCAACTGCAAAAACACCTAGGTCAACCTCAACATCCCCATTTGCAACAACTACAACACGGTATTGGGCAACACACTGAGCTGACTCAATTACTCATTAAAGCGATTATTGAAAACCCGCCCGTAGTGATTCGGGACGGTGGAGTAATAAAAGAGGGTTTTGATGCTGAACTGGATGAGTTACGCAATCTCAGTGAAAACGCCGATCAATACCTACTCGATTTAGAAGCACGGGAAAAGTTACGTACCGGGATTCAAAATCTGAAAGTAGCTTATAACCGTGTGCATGGTTACTACGTAGAAGTACCGCAAAGCCAATTAAGCCGTATTCCTGCCGACTATATCCGCCGCCAAACCCTCAAAGGAGTGGAGCGTTTTATTCTGCCCGAACTCAAACGCTTCGAGGATAAAGTGCTTTCCGCTCGTGAGCGCTCCCTAGCTCGTGAACGCGCTTTATATGAAGAGCTATTACAAACCCTCAATACCTATCTCATGCCATTGCGTACAACCGCACAATATATTGCTGAGCTGGATGTGTTGAGTAACTTTGCAGAGCGGGCGAGTACTTTAAACTATCGCTGCCCCGAACTAGTTGAAGAAGTCGGTATTAGTATTGAAGCGGGACGCCATCCGGTAGTGGAGCAGACTTTACTCGATCCCTTTGTGCCTAATGATCTGCTTATGCATCCTGAGCGGCGTATGCTGATGATCACAGGACCGAATATGGGCGGTAAATCCACCTATATGCGCCAAGTAGCACTGATTGTCTTAATGGCGCATATTGGCTCGTATATCCCCGCTAAAGCGGCACGCATTGGACCGATTGACCGCATTTTTACCCGTATTGGTGCACAAGACGATCTGAGTACCGGACGCTCCACGTTTATGGTGGAAATGACCGAAGCCGCCAATATTTTAAATAATGCCACGGATCAAAGCCTAGTTTTGATGGATGAAATCGGGCGCGGAACCAGTACCTTTGATGGTTTATCCTTAGCGTGGGCTTTTGCTGATTATTTAGCGCGGGAGCGCCAAGCGTTTACCTTATTCGCCACCCATTATTTTGAACTGACGCATTTAGCCGAACACATCAAAACCATTGCCAATGTGCACATCGATGCAGTAGAACATGGGGATAAGATTGTTTTCTTACACGCGGTCAAAGAAGGGGCTGCGAGTCAAAGCTATGGCTTACAAGTGGCGCAATTGGCGGGTGTGCCTAAGGGAGTGATTGCACAAGCACGGCGCAAATTGCACAGCCTAGAGCGTGATAGTCGTGAGGTGCAGGACACCGCTAAGCGTCAAGTAGTTAAAACCTTAGCACTTGCTCTCGAAGTCCCCATTCCTGCACCTGAACAAGTGACCGATGAAAAGGCGGAGAAAATCAAAGCGGCATTGCTAGCGATTAATCCAGACGATCTGACCCCACGCCAAGCCCATGAAGCTTTATATAAACTTCGAGGATTGCTCTAA
- a CDS encoding Uma2 family endonuclease: MSLATHHLLSIDDYLQGERLSEIRHEYVEGVAYAMAGASINHNQITANVLTELKTQLKGKNCRPFSSDLLVKTSATRYRYPDVTVVCHEQFLDDYTTDSPTLIVEVLSNGTRKTDRQIKRLEYMQIASLQEYMLIEQDFVQVEVFRRSQAWQPSYYYWTDAVELESLGVSLTVQAIYEQVNNAEVMQWLSTSRSE, translated from the coding sequence ATGTCTTTAGCCACACACCATCTGCTTTCTATTGATGATTATTTACAGGGTGAACGCTTGAGTGAAATACGCCATGAGTATGTAGAGGGGGTGGCGTATGCGATGGCAGGAGCGAGTATTAATCATAATCAGATCACGGCTAATGTCCTGACTGAACTAAAAACCCAGCTCAAAGGTAAAAATTGCCGCCCGTTTAGTAGTGATTTACTGGTGAAAACCTCAGCCACTCGTTATCGCTATCCTGATGTCACGGTGGTGTGTCATGAGCAGTTTTTAGATGATTACACCACCGACTCGCCTACTCTTATTGTTGAAGTACTCTCCAATGGTACGCGCAAAACGGATCGCCAAATCAAACGCTTGGAGTATATGCAAATCGCTAGTTTGCAGGAATACATGTTAATTGAGCAGGACTTTGTGCAGGTGGAGGTATTTCGGCGTAGTCAAGCATGGCAACCGTCTTATTATTATTGGACGGATGCGGTGGAGCTGGAGTCGTTGGGGGTGAGTTTGACAGTGCAGGCTATTTATGAACAGGTGAATAATGCGGAAGTAATGCAATGGTTGAGTACTTCGCGTTCTGAGTAG